A single genomic interval of Salinarchaeum sp. IM2453 harbors:
- a CDS encoding DUF6498-containing protein: MPKIMLAEGDRTGRLPDDIQLSPEGPSVRLGKAWLAVASLVIYGMFFLVITRGSPIWDTLTEVMSTDAELLTVGTVVLAVAAMAGSHLFKLQHDFIGNEEYTNVTPEFQTARLVGQLWLFLAVLVFAGGIQWLETNPTFLAAILILVKGTGDVAASQLLGITSPTVAPFSRETSPEESPEWTGTPSIRPLLVVHGLIFAVAAPIATLLTVGIYGGILLDLLKWPFYATVMFGGFLAISTVGLWLFGLAVIYYRYRYLEYRVYSHGLCIYNTRHETIATYIPAHKVSECMIYRGIFGRIFGTGVIRVRMNDTQHAGRWTLQSDIVPGQSARVTSDDEEMIQDLPSISDPESVRNQISWWQ; encoded by the coding sequence GTGCCAAAAATTATGCTTGCCGAAGGGGATCGTACTGGGCGGTTACCAGACGATATCCAACTGTCTCCAGAAGGTCCATCAGTTCGGCTCGGGAAAGCGTGGCTTGCAGTCGCTTCACTTGTCATATATGGAATGTTTTTCCTTGTAATTACTCGAGGATCCCCAATTTGGGACACACTCACTGAAGTTATGAGTACAGATGCTGAGTTGCTCACAGTAGGTACTGTGGTTCTCGCTGTGGCAGCAATGGCTGGGTCTCATCTTTTTAAACTACAACATGATTTTATTGGTAATGAGGAATACACGAATGTTACACCAGAATTCCAAACAGCTCGATTAGTCGGACAACTGTGGCTTTTCCTTGCTGTGCTAGTTTTTGCAGGTGGAATACAGTGGCTTGAAACAAATCCTACTTTTCTTGCTGCCATTTTGATTTTGGTTAAAGGAACCGGCGACGTAGCTGCTTCCCAGCTGCTTGGTATTACTTCACCAACTGTGGCACCGTTCTCAAGAGAGACATCTCCGGAAGAATCGCCAGAGTGGACCGGAACCCCGAGCATACGGCCATTGCTTGTTGTCCATGGACTCATTTTCGCTGTTGCTGCACCAATAGCGACGCTACTGACAGTTGGGATTTATGGGGGTATTCTGCTTGATCTCCTCAAATGGCCATTCTATGCGACAGTGATGTTCGGTGGTTTTCTGGCTATCAGCACCGTCGGATTATGGCTCTTCGGACTGGCAGTTATATACTACCGCTATCGCTATCTTGAGTACCGTGTATATTCTCACGGCCTATGTATTTACAACACCCGTCATGAGACAATTGCTACGTACATCCCAGCACACAAAGTCAGTGAGTGTATGATTTATCGCGGAATCTTCGGCCGCATATTTGGAACGGGAGTAATACGAGTCCGGATGAATGACACTCAGCATGCCGGCAGGTGGACACTCCAATCGGACATTGTCCCCGGCCAGAGCGCCCGTGTAACCAGTGATGACGAGGAGATGATTCAGGACTTGCCCTCGATTTCTGATCCAGAATCGGTACGTAACCAGATCAGCTGGTGGCAGTAA
- a CDS encoding HAMP domain-containing sensor histidine kinase, producing MGNQEKSNEVINTAGSDSNENEEVYQRIFDTVDDSIFLINVEETDGEYVFRYQRNNPSHQQRTGLSQEDLQEQTPSDLFDAQQATELVENYQRCVDCRDTINYEETIEVPAGITYWQTTLTPIIEDRQVTQIVGIARDQTEQRAYQQRLEQTQQRIELILKATTSVIYEIDPATGAVETYPTPNPVLETNIKSTDEYLTYVHPEDESLVKEEATLAEPGDSYKREYRLQTEEGIRWVSDYAQRIETGSGDDANVADIGLLIDITTQKHQQQKLRRQKERLDEFASVISHDLRNPLNVAQGRAALLEEEVESPHTDPLVESLDRIETLVEDTLALARQGETIAEVESINVTDLVGKCWNQVDTNDATLEVVDNMTVEGDFSRLQQVFENLFRNAVEHGRQDVTVRVGQLDGNDGIFVEDNGPGIPDERQDLVFDPGYSSSKDGTGFGLSIVRRIIEAHGWEITLKAEKDGGTRFEFTSVVFSDK from the coding sequence ATGGGAAATCAAGAGAAGAGCAATGAAGTTATCAATACCGCTGGTTCTGATTCGAATGAAAACGAGGAGGTATATCAGCGGATCTTCGACACAGTCGATGACAGTATATTTCTGATTAATGTTGAGGAGACGGACGGAGAATATGTATTCCGTTACCAACGTAATAATCCGTCACATCAACAGCGAACCGGTCTTTCCCAGGAAGACTTGCAGGAACAGACACCATCAGACCTCTTTGACGCTCAGCAAGCAACTGAACTTGTTGAAAACTATCAGCGATGTGTTGATTGTCGTGATACGATCAACTACGAAGAGACGATTGAGGTTCCTGCTGGAATAACATACTGGCAAACAACGCTGACACCTATCATCGAAGATAGACAGGTAACGCAAATTGTTGGCATTGCGCGAGATCAGACTGAACAGCGGGCATACCAGCAAAGACTTGAGCAGACACAGCAGCGTATAGAGCTGATACTCAAGGCGACAACCAGTGTTATCTATGAAATTGATCCAGCAACGGGAGCTGTTGAAACCTATCCGACACCAAATCCAGTGTTGGAAACTAACATCAAATCCACTGATGAATATCTGACTTATGTTCACCCGGAGGACGAATCATTAGTAAAGGAGGAAGCAACACTGGCTGAGCCTGGAGATTCGTATAAGCGTGAGTACCGTCTTCAGACTGAGGAGGGTATTCGCTGGGTGAGTGATTACGCCCAGCGGATCGAAACTGGATCCGGAGATGATGCCAATGTCGCTGATATTGGACTTCTTATAGATATCACCACACAGAAGCACCAGCAACAAAAGCTTCGTCGGCAGAAAGAGCGACTTGACGAATTTGCAAGTGTTATTTCACACGATCTACGCAATCCGCTCAATGTTGCACAGGGACGAGCTGCACTTCTCGAAGAGGAAGTTGAGAGTCCACATACTGACCCGCTTGTTGAGTCGCTCGACCGCATCGAAACTCTCGTTGAAGATACCCTTGCACTTGCTCGACAGGGTGAGACAATTGCTGAAGTTGAATCAATCAACGTAACTGATCTTGTTGGCAAGTGTTGGAATCAAGTCGACACTAATGATGCGACATTAGAGGTCGTTGATAATATGACAGTGGAAGGTGACTTCAGTCGCTTACAACAGGTATTTGAGAACCTATTTCGCAACGCGGTCGAGCACGGGAGGCAAGATGTTACTGTGCGCGTCGGTCAATTGGATGGCAATGATGGTATATTCGTCGAGGATAACGGACCAGGAATCCCAGACGAAAGACAAGATCTGGTGTTCGATCCCGGCTATTCATCATCAAAGGACGGCACTGGATTTGGCCTATCAATTGTTCGTCGCATCATCGAAGCGCATGGCTGGGAAATAACTCTGAAAGCAGAGAAAGACGGTGGAACCCGATTTGAGTTTACAAGCGTTGTATTTAGCGATAAGTAA
- a CDS encoding cation:proton antiporter — protein sequence MVTDIALTVDLAIILLSAALLGFVARQTGQPTIIAYIVAGVLIGPVAFGIVEVTELTETLSDFGLAFLLFLLGIKMRLDDIRHVLSPIVKISIPQMTAVATVGFGVAYVLGFSLLESVMIGLAVMYSSTAVVIKMLTDKGEATTLHGKIDVGVLQR from the coding sequence GTGGTTACTGATATCGCACTCACTGTTGATCTCGCAATCATTCTATTGAGCGCAGCATTACTCGGGTTTGTCGCCAGACAGACCGGACAGCCCACAATCATTGCGTATATTGTAGCAGGGGTACTTATTGGGCCTGTTGCCTTCGGAATTGTCGAGGTTACGGAACTGACTGAGACGCTCTCAGATTTCGGGCTTGCATTTCTCCTCTTTTTACTCGGAATTAAGATGCGGCTTGATGATATCCGACATGTTCTTTCTCCAATTGTTAAGATATCAATTCCGCAAATGACAGCCGTTGCAACTGTCGGATTTGGAGTTGCTTACGTGCTCGGGTTTTCGCTTCTTGAGTCAGTTATGATTGGTCTGGCGGTGATGTATAGCTCGACGGCAGTTGTAATTAAGATGCTTACTGACAAGGGTGAAGCAACGACCCTTCACGGAAAGATCGATGTTGGTGTCTTACAGCGTTAG
- a CDS encoding cation:proton antiporter, translating into MSELLTTVAVLFIIAGPFLLIADWFDFPAVPFLIIAGILAGALVIEEDALLLELARYGVALLVFDFGLRIQLDEIRTVLADSELAALGHIFIAGSLGTGFGFVLGVPLEQAVFLGVAVALSSTMVGTALSKTELNINLVRGRLADSINFVEDLVAVGIILVVGAGTLAPDPVAIELGYGVMLLIGALIVNRYLFSLVGRLASGSDELMIVGVVSLLVLFLGAAELAGISIVIGTFAAGIAVRHEPGEYLGLFTGLESIKDFFIAIFFVTVGALVVVPFFEMPAAASIEKLLIASGLIIFTVVIKPVITVATLLYQGYEARTATLTALTTDQVSEFALIIAIEALLLGLLAQSVFDAIIFAAAVTMVTSSLTHRYDEQIYRWLAGQNILPTRHRKVDELSHVSEDISDHAIIVGYGRTGRQLVETYEEMDEPYVVIENDLTRRDEIAAKCDQYIFGDAMNQYVWEKANADEANIIISTTLSERMSKRLLEFDFDPDLILRATEQRTALELLDAGATYVIVSDLLAGEQLIKKVREVLDDDVSSVEPKFH; encoded by the coding sequence ATGTCTGAGCTTTTGACAACAGTTGCGGTTCTGTTCATTATTGCTGGACCATTCCTGCTAATCGCCGATTGGTTTGACTTCCCGGCGGTTCCATTTTTGATCATCGCAGGCATTCTTGCCGGTGCTCTTGTTATTGAGGAAGACGCATTGCTACTTGAGCTGGCTAGATACGGCGTCGCACTGTTAGTATTTGATTTCGGACTCCGGATTCAACTGGATGAAATCCGAACTGTTCTTGCCGATAGCGAACTTGCTGCCCTTGGTCATATATTCATTGCTGGATCACTGGGTACAGGATTTGGATTTGTACTTGGAGTGCCACTTGAGCAAGCGGTCTTTCTGGGTGTTGCTGTGGCACTGTCCTCAACGATGGTTGGAACAGCACTCTCAAAAACAGAACTCAATATAAATCTCGTTCGTGGTCGATTGGCAGACTCGATCAATTTTGTCGAAGATCTCGTTGCTGTCGGTATTATTCTGGTGGTCGGAGCAGGGACACTTGCGCCAGATCCTGTCGCAATCGAGCTAGGTTACGGTGTTATGCTACTAATTGGGGCTCTTATTGTCAACCGATACTTGTTCAGTCTGGTTGGCCGACTGGCGAGTGGATCTGATGAGCTTATGATTGTTGGCGTGGTCTCGTTGCTGGTTTTATTTCTCGGCGCGGCAGAGCTTGCTGGCATCTCGATCGTTATTGGGACATTTGCCGCCGGCATTGCGGTCCGACACGAACCTGGAGAATATCTCGGTTTGTTCACTGGTCTGGAATCAATCAAGGACTTCTTTATTGCAATTTTCTTTGTTACTGTTGGAGCACTGGTTGTGGTTCCGTTCTTCGAGATGCCTGCAGCCGCGTCCATCGAGAAACTCCTGATCGCTTCTGGATTAATCATTTTCACTGTGGTGATAAAACCAGTAATCACAGTTGCGACTCTTCTCTACCAAGGATACGAGGCACGTACCGCGACATTAACAGCGCTGACAACTGATCAAGTCAGCGAATTCGCTCTGATTATCGCAATCGAGGCGTTGTTGCTTGGCTTGCTGGCCCAGTCTGTGTTTGATGCAATTATCTTTGCTGCCGCTGTTACAATGGTCACATCGAGTCTCACACACCGATATGACGAACAAATATATCGGTGGCTTGCAGGTCAAAATATCCTCCCGACTCGGCACAGAAAAGTTGATGAGCTAAGCCATGTGTCTGAAGATATCTCAGACCATGCCATTATCGTCGGCTATGGAAGAACGGGCAGACAGCTCGTTGAGACGTATGAGGAAATGGACGAGCCTTACGTTGTGATTGAAAATGATTTAACCCGTCGTGATGAGATTGCTGCTAAGTGTGATCAGTATATCTTTGGTGATGCAATGAACCAGTATGTTTGGGAGAAAGCAAATGCCGATGAGGCTAATATCATTATTTCGACAACACTGTCCGAACGAATGTCTAAGCGGCTACTTGAATTTGACTTTGATCCAGATCTTATACTCCGTGCGACAGAACAGCGCACCGCCCTTGAGTTGCTTGATGCTGGAGCGACATACGTTATTGTCTCAGATCTGCTGGCAGGTGAGCAATTGATAAAGAAGGTCCGGGAAGTGCTTGACGACGATGTCAGTTCTGTAGAACCAAAGTTCCATTGA